The following proteins are encoded in a genomic region of Bosea beijingensis:
- a CDS encoding SDR family NAD(P)-dependent oxidoreductase: MIIVTGGTHGIGRACVERLAPRGVVFTGRDREAGEALAAATPGAHFVEGDVTREADCRRAVEAALDLGGGRLHGLVNNAGLGRRMDFAQAEIADWDAVMNANARSAFLFTRHALAGLRAGKGAVVNVASVAGRAGEEGLALYCASKAAVIAMTQALALEYGAEVRFNAICPGQIATRMMDKVLADPLRLEQLELRIPAGRLGTPDEVADVAAWLLSDASSYVNGAVLTVDGGETAGLRTPRLPKSAAAG, from the coding sequence ATGATCATTGTTACCGGCGGAACCCACGGCATCGGCCGGGCCTGCGTCGAGCGGCTGGCGCCGCGCGGCGTCGTCTTCACGGGCCGCGACCGTGAGGCCGGCGAAGCGCTAGCGGCAGCCACACCCGGCGCGCATTTCGTCGAGGGCGACGTGACGCGCGAGGCGGATTGTCGCCGCGCCGTCGAGGCCGCGCTCGATCTCGGTGGCGGACGCCTGCACGGCCTCGTCAACAATGCCGGCCTCGGACGGCGCATGGATTTCGCGCAGGCGGAGATCGCGGATTGGGATGCCGTGATGAACGCCAATGCCCGCAGCGCCTTCCTGTTCACGCGCCATGCGCTGGCAGGGTTGCGGGCGGGCAAGGGCGCCGTTGTCAACGTGGCGTCCGTGGCGGGCCGGGCCGGCGAGGAAGGCCTTGCGCTCTACTGCGCCTCGAAGGCAGCGGTGATCGCCATGACCCAGGCGCTGGCGCTCGAATATGGCGCGGAGGTTCGCTTCAACGCCATTTGCCCCGGCCAGATCGCGACGCGGATGATGGACAAGGTGCTGGCCGACCCGCTCAGGCTGGAGCAGCTCGAACTGCGCATTCCGGCAGGCCGGCTCGGCACGCCGGACGAGGTCGCGGATGTCGCGGCCTGGCTCCTGTCCGATGCATCGAGCTATGTGAACGGGGCCGTCCTGACCGTCGATGGCGGCGAAACGGCGGGCTTGCGCACCCCGCGCCTGCCGAAGAGTGCTGCGGCAGGCTGA
- a CDS encoding GntR family transcriptional regulator, which translates to MIEPVARDSLTRIVYNNLRVALMEGRFWPGHRFKIRDLAASMHVSETPIREALMQLVRARALELIDGRSIIVAHMSLPQYLELRQIRLFLEGLAAESATPKIGEKGIAQMTALHDELALAEEEGRWSDAVRANWRFHHRLYEAAEMPELLAILDDIWMRNGPLLNYHYPHARPTYPGPHEHLRILERLQQRDAAGVREAVQTDMIQGGLKLVELLKAGGDTRNMSREGGAQPPSRSRASR; encoded by the coding sequence ATGATCGAGCCGGTGGCGCGCGATAGCCTGACCCGCATCGTCTACAACAATCTGCGCGTCGCGCTGATGGAGGGCCGGTTCTGGCCGGGCCACCGCTTCAAGATCCGCGATCTCGCCGCCTCGATGCACGTCTCGGAGACGCCGATCCGCGAGGCGCTGATGCAGCTTGTCCGCGCGCGGGCGCTGGAGCTGATCGACGGCCGCTCGATCATCGTCGCGCATATGTCGCTGCCGCAATATCTCGAACTGCGGCAGATCCGGCTGTTCCTCGAAGGGCTGGCGGCCGAGAGCGCGACGCCGAAGATCGGCGAGAAGGGCATCGCGCAGATGACGGCGCTGCACGACGAGCTGGCGCTGGCCGAGGAGGAAGGCCGCTGGTCGGATGCGGTGCGCGCCAACTGGCGCTTCCACCACCGCCTCTACGAGGCGGCCGAGATGCCTGAGCTCCTCGCCATCCTCGACGATATCTGGATGCGCAACGGGCCGCTGCTCAACTACCACTACCCGCATGCGCGCCCGACCTATCCGGGCCCGCACGAGCATTTACGCATCCTCGAACGCCTGCAGCAGCGCGACGCGGCCGGCGTGCGCGAGGCCGTCCAGACGGACATGATCCAGGGCGGGCTCAAGCTGGTCGAGCTGCTGAAGGCTGGCGGCGATACCCGGAATATGAGCCGAGAGGGCGGCGCTCAGCCCCCTTCCCGCTCCCGTGCCTCGCGGTAG
- the otnK gene encoding 3-oxo-tetronate kinase — MNLVFGAVADDLTGGLELAAMIVAAGVPCAFATEPLDALEHPAIVIGRRTRVADPAVAVADIRRTGTWLKEQGARQIFFKYCATFDSTPAGNIGNCADVLRELTGSKLTAFCPSFPEAGRRVFQGHLFADDRLISESPKRYDPLTPMTDPDLVRVLRQQTATPVGLIPQQVVRAGLEAMKRHCDGLVAGGTGFALADAAVPEDLAALAALTVDWPLMTGNSSVAAYYPPLWRERGLVAAEPSAPGLPPVPGPAVVLAGSCADRTRRQLKIFGEQRPLLMLDLADGDADRIVAEALAWGLSRLDSGPIAIATSAGPEAVAAAQARLGQRVAASLAEEILSRLAEAFQEAGTTRFLICGGETSGAVLDRLGIRTLQVGAYRAPGVSQALADGAKPLAFCLKSGKLGPEDMLLPMLASMEQGERR, encoded by the coding sequence ATGAACCTCGTCTTCGGCGCGGTCGCCGACGATCTGACCGGCGGCCTCGAACTGGCCGCGATGATTGTCGCAGCGGGCGTCCCTTGTGCCTTTGCAACGGAACCGCTTGACGCGCTGGAGCATCCCGCGATCGTTATCGGCAGGCGCACGCGCGTCGCCGATCCCGCGGTGGCGGTCGCCGATATCCGCAGGACCGGCACCTGGCTCAAGGAACAAGGCGCACGGCAGATCTTCTTCAAGTACTGCGCCACCTTCGACTCGACCCCCGCCGGCAATATCGGCAATTGCGCCGATGTTCTGCGCGAATTGACCGGGAGCAAGCTGACCGCCTTCTGCCCTTCCTTTCCCGAAGCCGGCCGGCGCGTCTTCCAGGGGCATCTCTTCGCCGACGATCGATTGATCTCGGAATCGCCGAAGCGTTACGATCCCCTGACGCCGATGACCGATCCGGACCTCGTGCGGGTACTCAGGCAGCAGACCGCGACGCCGGTCGGGCTCATTCCGCAGCAGGTCGTGCGCGCCGGGCTGGAGGCAATGAAGCGCCATTGCGACGGGCTGGTCGCCGGTGGGACGGGCTTCGCGCTCGCCGATGCAGCGGTGCCGGAAGACCTCGCCGCACTGGCGGCGCTGACGGTGGATTGGCCGCTGATGACCGGCAATTCCTCGGTCGCCGCCTACTACCCGCCGCTCTGGCGCGAACGCGGGCTCGTCGCGGCCGAACCCAGCGCTCCCGGACTTCCGCCCGTTCCGGGTCCGGCCGTCGTGCTGGCCGGCAGTTGCGCCGACAGGACGAGACGCCAGCTCAAGATTTTCGGCGAGCAGCGCCCTCTCCTGATGCTGGATCTCGCGGATGGCGATGCCGACCGGATCGTGGCCGAGGCGCTTGCCTGGGGGCTGTCGCGCCTGGACAGCGGGCCTATCGCGATCGCGACCTCCGCCGGCCCGGAGGCCGTCGCAGCAGCGCAGGCTCGCCTGGGCCAGCGTGTGGCTGCTTCGCTGGCCGAGGAGATCCTGTCCCGGCTGGCCGAGGCGTTCCAGGAAGCCGGCACGACGCGCTTTCTCATCTGCGGCGGCGAAACCTCGGGGGCCGTGCTCGATCGGCTCGGCATCCGGACTTTGCAGGTCGGCGCCTATCGCGCTCCGGGTGTCTCGCAGGCTTTGGCCGACGGAGCAAAGCCCCTCGCCTTCTGCCTGAAATCCGGCAAGCTCGGCCCGGAGGACATGCTGCTGCCGATGCTGGCCAGCATGGAGCAGGGTGAACGGCGATGA
- a CDS encoding ABC transporter ATP-binding protein, whose amino-acid sequence MRAVDAFSHSVGIEVRDAVKRFGAVTAVDRVSLAVEPGEFLALLGPSGSGKTTILMAIAGFEYPDEGRILVGGEDVTWTPPSRRNLGMVFQKYTLFPHMSVLENIAFPLKMRGVGRAEREDRARQALATVRLEGFGERKPSQLSGGQQQRVAIARAIVYKPRVLLMDEPLSALDKNLREEMQIETKHLQREIGVTVVFVTHDQTEALTMADRVAVLDHGRLQQIGTPHALYEAPQSAFVAGFIGETNFIAGTARAAAAAGAEITVGLGERHAVPATAVRDVAPGAAVRVAVRPERLVLTGAGEGLLAARVQEAIYVGNATTLLLATPERQVLKLRLPAGASVPTIGESVGLRWSAADARVFEGAP is encoded by the coding sequence TTGCGGGCAGTCGACGCGTTCAGCCACTCGGTTGGGATCGAGGTCCGTGACGCCGTCAAGCGGTTCGGGGCCGTCACCGCAGTCGATCGCGTCTCGCTTGCCGTGGAGCCGGGCGAGTTCCTTGCGCTGCTCGGGCCGTCCGGATCGGGCAAGACGACGATCCTTATGGCGATCGCAGGCTTCGAATATCCCGACGAGGGCCGTATTCTCGTCGGCGGCGAGGATGTGACCTGGACGCCGCCGAGCCGGCGCAATCTCGGCATGGTTTTCCAGAAATATACGCTCTTCCCGCATATGAGCGTGCTCGAGAACATCGCCTTTCCGCTCAAGATGCGCGGCGTCGGCCGCGCCGAGCGCGAGGACAGGGCGCGCCAGGCGCTCGCGACCGTCAGGCTGGAGGGCTTCGGCGAGCGCAAGCCTTCGCAGCTTTCCGGCGGCCAGCAGCAGCGCGTCGCGATCGCCCGGGCCATCGTCTACAAGCCGCGCGTGCTCCTGATGGACGAGCCGCTCTCCGCCCTCGACAAGAATCTGCGCGAGGAGATGCAGATCGAGACCAAGCATCTGCAGCGCGAGATCGGGGTCACCGTCGTCTTCGTGACGCATGACCAGACCGAGGCGCTGACGATGGCCGACCGCGTCGCCGTGCTGGACCATGGCCGGCTGCAGCAGATCGGTACGCCTCATGCGCTCTATGAGGCGCCGCAAAGCGCCTTCGTCGCCGGCTTCATCGGCGAGACCAATTTCATCGCCGGGACCGCGCGCGCGGCGGCAGCCGCGGGAGCGGAGATTACCGTCGGACTGGGTGAGAGGCACGCTGTTCCCGCGACCGCGGTTCGTGATGTCGCGCCCGGAGCCGCGGTTCGCGTCGCCGTCAGGCCGGAGCGGCTTGTCCTGACCGGGGCAGGTGAAGGGTTGCTCGCTGCTCGTGTGCAGGAAGCGATCTATGTCGGCAACGCTACGACATTGCTGCTGGCGACACCGGAGCGGCAGGTCCTGAAACTGCGCCTGCCGGCTGGCGCATCCGTGCCGACGATTGGCGAGTCCGTGGGGTTGCGCTGGTCGGCTGCCGATGCGCGCGTCTTCGAGGGGGCGCCATGA
- a CDS encoding transketolase family protein encodes MTSITTDGLTVQDFNQRGAAAAPNRKFYGETLLDLARRDPRIVCLTADLTLSTETDLFRDALPARFHQVGIAEANMVGLAGGMARSGEIPFVHSFCVFATRRCYDQIAMQVAYPNLNVKIVGVIPGLTTMLGVSHQAIDDIALMRALPNMTVIEPSNAAEVPAAVRAAAAHDGPVYLRLKRADGTETGMIEQEGVIPLGKLRLLRKPGEGLILACGLMVEQALLAADLLAAEGIAVGVADVPTLKPLDPGIAELATGLRAVVTAENHSIIGGLGSAVAELLMERGVRTGFARVGVRDVFAEGGTTPYLFEHYGLTAAAIVRSYREAREREGG; translated from the coding sequence ATGACGAGCATCACGACAGACGGGTTGACGGTTCAGGATTTCAACCAGCGGGGCGCCGCGGCCGCCCCCAACCGCAAGTTCTATGGCGAGACGCTGCTCGATCTGGCGCGGCGCGATCCACGCATCGTCTGCCTGACCGCCGACCTGACCCTTTCGACCGAGACGGACCTCTTCCGCGACGCGCTGCCGGCGCGCTTTCATCAGGTCGGAATCGCCGAGGCCAACATGGTCGGCCTCGCCGGCGGCATGGCGCGGAGCGGCGAGATCCCGTTCGTGCATTCCTTCTGCGTCTTCGCGACGCGGCGCTGCTACGACCAGATCGCGATGCAGGTCGCCTATCCCAACCTGAACGTGAAGATTGTCGGCGTGATCCCAGGGCTGACGACGATGCTCGGCGTCTCGCATCAGGCGATCGACGACATCGCGCTGATGCGGGCCTTGCCCAATATGACGGTGATCGAGCCGAGCAACGCCGCCGAGGTGCCCGCCGCGGTCCGCGCCGCCGCCGCTCATGACGGGCCGGTCTATCTGCGGCTGAAACGCGCCGATGGGACCGAGACCGGCATGATCGAACAGGAAGGGGTGATACCGCTCGGCAAGCTGCGCCTGCTGCGCAAGCCGGGCGAGGGGCTCATCCTCGCCTGCGGCCTCATGGTCGAGCAGGCCTTGCTGGCCGCCGATCTCCTCGCCGCGGAGGGCATCGCCGTCGGCGTCGCGGACGTGCCGACGCTGAAGCCGCTCGATCCCGGGATCGCCGAGCTTGCTACCGGCCTCAGGGCGGTGGTCACGGCCGAGAACCACTCGATCATCGGCGGCCTCGGCAGCGCCGTGGCCGAATTGCTGATGGAGCGGGGCGTCAGGACCGGTTTCGCCCGGGTCGGCGTTCGCGACGTCTTCGCCGAAGGCGGGACGACGCCCTACCTGTTCGAGCACTACGGCTTGACCGCGGCCGCGATCGTTCGCTCCTACCGCGAGGCACGGGAGCGGGAAGGGGGCTGA
- a CDS encoding ABC transporter permease, which produces MTARPKAWLLGGRHYSTAASLALAAPFLVLALVTFILPLASLLHESLFLPAPTLTHYQRALTEPVYLRVMLRTLRIAAAVTVLTLILAWPLAWVMARSSGLKLAVLVASVLLPLWTSVLVRTYAWMVLLQKNGVVNQLLIGSGIIDQPLTLLYTEGAVVLAMSHVLLPFMVLPIYSALRGIPEDYGRAAQMLGASEWATFREVIFPLSLPGVTSGCLMVFLLALGFFVTPALVGGPRQMMIATLVSQQVREMLDWSFAGALVGVLLAFVLLLVLIFKRAVRLDRFVGSA; this is translated from the coding sequence ATGACGGCGCGTCCGAAGGCCTGGCTGCTCGGCGGGCGCCATTACAGCACGGCGGCGAGCCTGGCCCTTGCCGCGCCGTTCCTCGTGCTCGCGCTGGTCACCTTCATCCTGCCGCTGGCCTCGCTGCTGCATGAGAGCCTGTTCCTGCCGGCGCCGACCCTGACCCATTACCAGCGTGCCCTGACGGAGCCGGTCTATCTGCGCGTCATGCTGCGCACCTTGCGGATCGCCGCCGCTGTCACCGTCCTGACGCTGATCCTGGCCTGGCCGCTGGCCTGGGTCATGGCGCGCAGCAGCGGGCTCAAGCTCGCGGTTCTCGTCGCATCCGTGCTGCTGCCGCTCTGGACCTCGGTCCTGGTGCGCACCTATGCCTGGATGGTGCTGTTGCAGAAGAACGGCGTCGTCAACCAGCTCCTGATCGGTTCCGGCATCATCGATCAGCCCCTGACGCTGCTCTACACCGAAGGCGCGGTCGTGCTCGCGATGAGCCATGTCTTGCTGCCCTTCATGGTATTGCCGATCTATTCGGCGCTGCGCGGCATCCCTGAGGATTACGGCCGTGCCGCGCAGATGCTGGGCGCCTCCGAATGGGCGACCTTCCGCGAGGTGATCTTTCCGCTCTCGCTGCCGGGCGTGACCTCGGGCTGCCTGATGGTGTTCCTGCTCGCGCTCGGCTTCTTCGTCACGCCGGCCCTGGTCGGCGGCCCCCGTCAGATGATGATCGCCACGCTCGTCTCCCAGCAGGTGCGGGAGATGCTGGACTGGTCCTTTGCCGGCGCGCTGGTCGGAGTTCTGCTCGCCTTCGTCCTGCTGCTGGTGCTCATCTTCAAGCGGGCGGTGCGGCTCGACCGCTTCGTGGGGTCGGCATGA
- a CDS encoding class II aldolase/adducin family protein: MSSSAMQESEARAELCRIYRNIESAGLSLGNAGNISIRWGEHMLISPTGADGATVAPDDFVLTQFDGTALSQGVPSSEWAIHGGLYAEGLAQAVIHAHPDSCVALSCLRRPIPPFHYMIASFGGHEVPCAPYAPFGTTALADGVVATLKTGYSACLMANHGVVCLGSTLAQAFARTVKLEMLARQYRLARQAGEIVHLTPDEMDIVLARYADYGRARLANS, from the coding sequence ATGAGCAGCTCCGCGATGCAGGAGAGCGAAGCCCGCGCCGAGCTCTGCCGGATCTACCGCAACATCGAGAGCGCGGGTCTCAGCCTCGGCAATGCCGGCAATATCAGCATCCGCTGGGGCGAGCACATGCTGATCAGCCCGACCGGCGCCGACGGCGCGACGGTCGCCCCCGACGATTTCGTTCTGACGCAGTTCGACGGCACGGCCCTCTCGCAGGGCGTCCCGTCGAGCGAATGGGCGATCCATGGCGGCCTCTATGCTGAAGGACTGGCGCAGGCGGTGATCCATGCCCATCCCGATTCTTGCGTAGCCCTGTCCTGCCTGCGCCGGCCAATCCCCCCTTTCCACTACATGATCGCCTCCTTCGGCGGGCATGAGGTGCCCTGCGCACCCTATGCCCCCTTCGGCACGACCGCCCTGGCCGATGGCGTCGTCGCGACCCTGAAGACCGGATACAGCGCCTGCCTCATGGCCAATCACGGCGTGGTCTGCCTCGGCTCGACCCTGGCGCAGGCCTTCGCACGCACCGTCAAGCTGGAGATGCTGGCACGGCAATATCGTCTTGCGCGCCAGGCCGGCGAGATCGTGCATCTGACGCCGGACGAGATGGACATCGTGCTCGCGCGCTATGCCGATTACGGTCGCGCCCGCCTGGCGAATAGCTGA
- a CDS encoding transketolase: MSAVADRQPERRIRDPRELSEIALRLRRKVIELVAPTGQGYVQQGLGAADLFTVLYFAELRLDPADPDWISRDRLLLSTAHNTAIFYATLAERGLVPAEGLPDYCKDGSPFEVNASERLGTVIEATCGSLGQGLSVGIGMALAARRRGDGARVYVVLGDGELQEGQVWEAALLAGSLGLDNICLLIDDNRMQVEGHVDQVVKLEPIAGKFASFGWAQHNVDGHDIPALLAALDGARTTAGKPTCLVVRTLPGKGVPALEGILAHNLKLPADVAAAALAALSSEDAA; the protein is encoded by the coding sequence ATGAGCGCTGTCGCCGATCGCCAGCCGGAACGGCGCATTCGCGATCCCCGCGAACTTTCCGAAATCGCCCTGCGGCTCAGGCGCAAGGTCATCGAGTTGGTGGCGCCGACCGGGCAGGGCTACGTGCAGCAGGGGCTCGGCGCGGCGGATCTCTTCACCGTGCTCTACTTCGCGGAGCTTCGGCTCGACCCGGCCGATCCGGACTGGATCTCGCGCGACCGCCTGCTGCTCTCGACGGCGCATAACACGGCGATCTTCTACGCCACGCTGGCCGAGCGCGGGCTCGTCCCGGCGGAGGGCCTCCCCGATTACTGCAAGGATGGCTCACCCTTCGAGGTCAATGCCTCCGAGCGCCTGGGTACCGTGATCGAGGCGACCTGCGGTTCGCTCGGCCAGGGGCTTTCGGTCGGAATCGGCATGGCGCTGGCCGCGCGCCGGCGGGGTGATGGCGCGCGCGTCTACGTTGTTCTCGGCGATGGCGAGCTGCAGGAGGGACAGGTCTGGGAGGCGGCGCTGCTCGCCGGCAGCCTCGGCCTCGACAATATCTGCCTGTTGATCGACGACAACCGCATGCAGGTCGAGGGGCATGTCGACCAGGTGGTCAAGCTGGAGCCGATCGCCGGCAAGTTCGCGAGCTTCGGCTGGGCGCAGCACAACGTCGATGGCCATGACATTCCGGCGCTGCTGGCAGCACTTGACGGAGCGCGGACGACCGCCGGCAAGCCGACCTGCCTCGTCGTCCGCACGCTTCCCGGCAAGGGCGTGCCGGCATTGGAAGGCATCCTGGCGCATAACCTGAAACTGCCTGCCGATGTGGCCGCCGCCGCGCTGGCTGCTCTTTCCAGCGAGGATGCAGCATGA
- a CDS encoding extracellular solute-binding protein, whose amino-acid sequence MTTDSKISTTRRHVTRRKVLAGALGATTLAVGGRALAQSQEVIVATTGGLMERSLQEHFYKRFEAQTGIKVRSVPIELPDQWARARAGQRSGNIPFDVVTATPPDLIQHADILEPIDCAGLPGIVANALPNACFPRGIIRTAGGMALTWSKKAFPNGGPQSWADFFDVQKFPGPRSLPDTGDREWWVPLAALLADGVAPDKAFPLDIDRAYKKLDALKPQVAAWWKSGDNAMQIMRGGDAVMMMVYSSRSVPLAKSGDFDFTWNQAIRDVGNWAVLKGSPNVANGIKFLDFFVQDGKEHVAFSEKVSFDSNNREAPNLVPPEERRFRPSWPENWSRLVIADYDWIAANRNALRERWVTWLTK is encoded by the coding sequence ATGACCACCGACAGCAAGATCTCGACGACCCGGCGCCATGTGACCCGGCGTAAAGTCCTGGCAGGAGCACTTGGTGCGACGACCCTGGCGGTCGGCGGCCGGGCGCTCGCCCAGTCCCAGGAGGTGATCGTCGCCACTACCGGCGGGCTGATGGAACGCAGCCTGCAGGAGCATTTCTACAAGCGCTTCGAGGCGCAGACCGGGATCAAGGTCCGCTCCGTCCCGATCGAATTGCCGGATCAATGGGCGCGCGCCCGCGCCGGCCAACGCAGCGGCAACATCCCGTTCGATGTCGTCACCGCGACGCCGCCCGACCTGATCCAGCATGCCGACATCCTTGAGCCGATCGATTGCGCCGGCCTGCCCGGAATCGTCGCCAATGCCCTGCCGAATGCCTGCTTTCCGCGCGGTATCATCCGCACGGCCGGCGGCATGGCGCTGACCTGGAGCAAGAAGGCGTTTCCGAATGGCGGGCCGCAATCCTGGGCCGATTTCTTCGACGTCCAGAAATTCCCGGGGCCGCGCTCCCTGCCGGATACCGGCGACCGCGAATGGTGGGTGCCGCTGGCGGCCCTGCTCGCCGATGGCGTCGCGCCGGACAAGGCGTTTCCGCTGGATATCGACCGGGCCTACAAGAAGCTCGACGCCCTGAAGCCGCAGGTCGCGGCCTGGTGGAAGAGCGGCGACAACGCGATGCAGATCATGCGCGGCGGCGATGCCGTGATGATGATGGTCTATTCCAGCCGCTCGGTGCCGCTCGCCAAGAGCGGCGATTTCGACTTCACCTGGAATCAGGCGATCCGCGACGTCGGCAACTGGGCCGTGCTCAAGGGCAGTCCCAATGTCGCCAACGGCATCAAGTTCCTCGATTTCTTCGTGCAGGACGGCAAGGAGCATGTCGCTTTCAGCGAAAAGGTCTCCTTCGACTCCAATAATCGCGAGGCGCCGAATCTGGTGCCGCCCGAGGAGCGCCGCTTCCGCCCGTCCTGGCCCGAGAACTGGTCGCGGCTCGTCATCGCGGATTACGACTGGATCGCCGCCAACCGGAACGCCCTGCGCGAGCGCTGGGTGACCTGGCTGACCAAATAG
- a CDS encoding ABC transporter permease: protein MSAPARNAPSRNVGRATLGAAAYAVTVFLLLPTLVIAPMSVGPERYLRFPPAGFSLRWYREYFGDADWINATLFSLEAGVIATLAATVIGTMLALALVRGRLPGKGLVELLVIGPVIVPHIALAVAMFLVFEQLRLTGTLLGFAMAHTILALPFVVFTVLAALYRFDVDLERAALSCGAGPFRTFRHVTLPLIAPGVVSAALFAFIISFDEAVVSFFISNLDRKTLPRKMFEDIDYNVSPTLAAVATMLTLLTVAALVGSHLVKSRLDRRTRTNPPSS from the coding sequence ATGAGCGCCCCGGCCCGCAACGCGCCGTCCCGCAATGTCGGCCGCGCGACGCTCGGCGCCGCCGCCTATGCGGTCACGGTCTTCCTGCTGCTGCCAACGCTGGTGATCGCGCCGATGTCGGTCGGGCCCGAGCGCTATCTGCGTTTTCCGCCTGCCGGCTTTTCGTTGCGCTGGTATCGCGAGTATTTCGGCGATGCCGACTGGATCAACGCGACGCTGTTCAGCCTGGAGGCGGGCGTCATCGCGACGCTGGCCGCGACCGTCATCGGGACGATGCTGGCGCTGGCGCTGGTGCGCGGCCGCCTGCCGGGCAAGGGCCTCGTCGAACTGCTCGTCATCGGCCCCGTCATCGTGCCGCATATCGCGCTCGCGGTCGCGATGTTCCTCGTCTTCGAGCAGTTGCGCCTGACGGGGACGCTGCTCGGCTTCGCGATGGCTCACACCATCCTCGCCTTGCCCTTCGTGGTCTTCACCGTTCTGGCGGCCCTCTATCGTTTCGACGTCGATCTCGAGCGGGCGGCCCTGTCCTGCGGCGCGGGGCCGTTCCGCACCTTCCGGCATGTCACCTTGCCGCTGATCGCGCCCGGCGTCGTTTCGGCCGCGCTCTTCGCCTTCATCATCTCCTTCGACGAGGCGGTGGTGTCGTTCTTCATCTCCAATCTCGATCGCAAGACCCTGCCGCGGAAGATGTTCGAGGACATCGACTACAACGTCTCGCCCACACTCGCCGCCGTGGCGACGATGCTGACGCTGCTCACCGTCGCGGCCCTGGTCGGCAGCCATCTCGTCAAGAGCCGGCTCGACCGCCGCACCCGGACCAACCCGCCCAGTTCCTGA